The region GAGGAGACCGTGGAACATGAGCAGGTGCGGGTGGCCATGCTGCCTCTGGGCGAGAGCAGGGTGGAGCTGCTGGAGCCGACGGTGCCGGACTCGACAATTGGGCGTTTTTTGGCGAAGCGCGGAGAGGGGCTGCACCATATTGCCGTGAAGGTTGCAGATGTGGACGACATGTTCCGGAAATTGAAGGAGAGCGGAGTGAAGATCGTGAGTGACCAGGTTCGCGCGGGGGCAGGAGGCCACAGATACTTCTTTGTGCATCCGGAATCGACGGGCGGGGTGCTGGTGGAGATTGTAGGGAAGCGATGATGCGATTGCTGCTGATCGATACGTGTGGAGCGGAGGGGAGTGTGGCGCTCGCTGAGGTAGAGGGGACTCCGCGAGTAGTCGCCTCCGAGGTGCTTCCTGGAAGGAGCGCGTCGGAGCGTCTGGTTCCGGTGATTCGGACGCTGATGGAGACGGAGGGTTGGGACCTGAGGGATCTGGCAGCGATCGGCGTGGTGCATGGCCCGGGATCGTTTACAGGTGTGCGTGTGGGGCTAAGTGCGGCGAAGGGATTGAGCGAGGCGGGGCAGGTTCCGCTGGTGGCGGTTTCGAGGCTGGCGTTGCTGGCTGCAGCTGCCGGTGAGGTGCGAGGTCAGGTGTGTAGCGCGCTGGATGCAGGACGCGGCGAGTTCTATTGCGGAGTTTACGAGGGGCGGCGGAGGATCAGTGAGTCTCTGCTGACTGCCGAGGAACTAGCTGTGACGGCAGAGCGCGGCGAGGTATTGGTTGTGTGCGAGCAGAGAGTTGCGGATGCGCTGGGAGGTCTCGGACCGCGGCTGGTGGGGGAGCCCAGGGCCGCAGATGCCCTGGCGTTGGTGGTGGTAAGAGTTCTCGGGGGCGAGTTTGATGATCCGGCAATGCTGGATGCGAACTATCTGCGACGGACGGATCTTGAGATCTTTGCCAAACAGGCAAAGCTGGTCGCCGGAGAGTCCTGAATGGCCGTGCAGTTCAAGGTTAGAGCTGCCACGACGCGGGACATTGAACGGGTCTTTGCGTTGGAGCGCGCAATTCCAGAGGCTCCTCACTGGAGCCGGGAGGAGTACGCGGGGCTGGTTGGCAAGGATGCCGCAGCCGCTGTGAGCCGGTGTGTGCTGGTGGTCGAAGCTGTAGAAAACTCGGGCGAAGAGGACTTAGTGGGTTTTGCGATCGGCAAAGTGATTGCGATGGGCACAGATTGCGTCGGTGAGCTGGAGAGTGTGGTGGTCGCAGAGAACGCCCGGCGGATGGGACTTGGAAGGGCGTTATGTAAAGGGATCCTGGAGTGGTGCCGGGGTAAGGGGGCGGAGGACGTGGAGCTTGAGGTCCGGTCGAAAAATCTTTCTGCTAAAAGACTCTATGCTTCACTTGGATTTGTAGAAGAGGGATTGCGGCGGGGGTACTATCGAGACCCTTTTGATGATGCAGTGTTGATGCGGGCCCATCTCAAAAAGCTCCTCTGATGCGTCTCGAAAACCGCACTGATGCGGCGACTCACTGTTAAAAGGAGGAAGTGAATTTTGCGCTTTGCCGTCTCTTGTGGCTGTGTGGTAGGTTGTTTGCCCAGTGTTGGGAAAGTCGATTTGGCCGGAGGTATTTCTCTGATGCAGACTTCCAAATATACGGAGCTTCCGCAAGCTGCCCCGCACCCCACCCTTCAACAATTGGTCCAGGAACACAGCCTGTACGAGCGCCGACTGAATACCCTTCGTTCAAAGCTCTACCTGACGGAGCCGGAGAAGATCGAAGAGGTGAGACTGAAGAAGCTGAAACTCAGCATCAAGGATGAGATGGAAAGGCTGCGAAGGATGGAAGCTTCGCAGATGGAACATTAAGAAGCCTTCATAACAAGGCAGAATTTCATGATGGAGGTCGTGAACGGAACGACCCGGTGGGAGTGCGTCCCCGTGGCCGTATAATCGTCCTTTATGGTCCGTGATGGTTACTTTTATGCACTCGGGTTAGGGGTGGTAGCTGCTATTGTCTGGCTGCTGACGCACTCCCTGGTCCTGATTGCGCTTCCTTTGCTGCTCGCAGCGTTTTTTCTGTGGTTTTTCCGCGATCCCAATCGGGTTATTCCGAGTGGACCTGGCCTTGTCGTGTCTCCCGCAGACGGGGTAGTTACGGGCACGGAATGGATTGAAACCTCGGAAGGAAGCCGTATGCGTCTGAGCATCTTCCTGAGCGTCTTCAATGTGCATGTAAACCGGTCGCCTGTGAGCGGCACGGTGAACCTGGTGGAGTATCGGAAGGGCGAATTTCTGAACGCAATGAAGGAAGAGTGCGTACTGAATAATGAGCAGACCCTGATTGTGATCGACGCCGGGGGGTATGACGTCAGTTTTAAGCAGATTGCAGGGCTTCTGGCCCGTCGCATTGTGTGCAACCTGAAGGTAGGCGACAGGGTAGAGCGCGGTCAGAGGATGGGGCTTATCAAGTTTGGATCCCGGGTGGATGTCCTTTTACCTGCGGAGGTTAATTTGAAGGTAAAGGTTGGTACGCACGTGAAGGGTGGATCGACCGTGCTTGCAGAGGTGACGACTCGAAGCAACGGATCAGAGCCGTCGGCCTCGGCGACGGTGGCCTGATGGGATTCGGACCATCGGGCGTGACAGTGGGAATGAGAGAGCGTCGTCGGCCAAGCCGTGGCATGTACGTGTTGCCTTCTCTCTTTACAGCAGGCAATATTGCCGCTGGATATTACGCCATTACCCAGAGTATCCAAGGCTCCGCAGCACAACCTGCATCCTTCGATCGTGCCGCTATGGCGATCGGTTTTGCGATTCTGTTCGACTCTGTAGACGGAATGGTGGCGCGCCTGACGAATACGGCGAGCGACTTCGGCAGAGAGCTGGATTCGCTGGCGGATGTGATCACTTTCGGGGTAGCGCCCAGCCTGCTGGCATACCTTTGGGGGTTCCGCATGCTGCCGCTGCATGAGCTTCCGATATTGCGAGATAAGATTACGCATCTTGGGGTTTTTGTCTGTTTTCTCTTCCTGATCTGTGGCGCCAGCCGGTTGGCCCGGTTCAACATCAGCGTGAACCCGCAGCCCCGGAACCCTGGACGGCCGGGAAAGAAGTATTTTGTCGGTATGCCGATACCGGCGGGTGCGGGAGTGATTGCATCGGTCGTGCATTTTGAAAATGGAGCGCCGGTCTCGGATCCGAGGTGGTCGGCAGTCTGGCTTTGCCTGGTTCTCTTTACGGGATTCCTGATGGTGAGCACCTGGAGGTTCTGGAGCGGAAAAGAGATCAGCCTGGGACAGCGCAGACCATTCCAACTGGTTGCCGTGATTGTGGCGATCGGTGCGCTGGTGACCCTGTATTCGGAGCAGGTGCTGATTGTGGTTGCGCTGGGGTACCTGGTTTCCGGTGTGGTAGCGAGGCTTGCGTATTCATGGGGCCAGAAGAGAAGACAGAGCGGGGCCATTCACTGAGGCCGGACGTAAATCCAAAGCATTGCAGGTGGAGATGACGAGCAAGGTGTATCGCATTGGAGTTGTGGGCGCCTCGTCGCTGACGGGCAAGGAGCTGAGCGAAGAGCTGGGAGAATCATCCCTGGCGGCATCAAGAATTGTTCTACTGGAGGATGAAGACGCGTCGGTTGGGAAACTGACGACGTCGGGCGACGAGATTTCGTTGATTCAGAAGCTGGATCGATCGGCCTTCGAAGGTATGGACTTCGTATTTTTTGCCGGTCAGCGTGATGAGACGGCGAAGTACTGGCAGGATGCACGAAAGGCTGGCGCGGGTATTGTCGATCTGACTTACGCCCTCGAAGGGGAGAGGGACGTTCTGGTTGCCTCACCATGGATCAGCGAGGCGGCAGGCCGACAGTCCGTGCTGGGAGGGGAGTTTGATCTCGGGACGCAGACGGTGATTCCGGCACATCCGGCGGTCGTGATGCTGGGAATTGTGGCCGCCAGGGTCCATAGGCAGTTTCCTCTCCACGCGATTGCTGCAACGATGATGGAACCGGCTTCGGAACATGGCAGTGCAGCGATGGACGAGTTGCACCAGCAGACGGTGAGCCTGCTTTCGTTTCAGGATCTGCCACGGGAGCAGTATGACGCGCAGGTATCCTTTAACCTGCTGGCCGCGTTGGGAGATGCTGCCAAGGTCAAGTTAGGGGCAACGGAAGAGCGGATTCAGAGGCAGTATGCGGCATTGTCCAATGGAGCATTGCCGCCATTGGCGCTGCAGATCGTGCAGGCCCCGGTTTTCCACGGCTACGTATCCTCTGTCTATCTGGAGACTACTGAACCGGTCACTGTTGCTCAACTGGAAGGCGCCTTGGCTGGAGAACATATCGACCTTGTCACGGAAGGATCAGAGAGCCCGAGTAATCTAAGCGCTGCGGGACAGGAAGAGATTATGGTTCGCGTGAGAAAAGGATTTGAAGGCGGTGGCGCAGGAACACGCTTCTGGCTTTGGATGGCTGCGGATAATCTGAAGCTGGCTGCTGCCCATGCGATTGCATGTGCAGGTGAGCTTGGCAGGCTTCGACCGTCAGGGAAGGTTCAGTAGGCCGGTCTGCGGTAAATCTGCAGAGCGGCCCGAATTTTGAGGAGGGTGATAAAGCACGTGCTTGCGAGCGAAAGAGATTTGCGTTCGAACGGTTCGGACGGAATGCGGATTGGAATCGATCTGGGAGGGACGAAGATCGAGGCCCTCGCAATCGATGAGAACGGGAACGAGCTGACGCGGCATCGTGTGGAAACTCCGCGTGATGATTACAAGGGCACGATTGCCGCAATGGTTGACTTGGTACGGTTGCTTGAGTCACAGACCGGGCGAAGAGCAACGGTGGGCGCAGGAATCCCTGGCAGTATCTCGGAGAAGACAGGACTGGTAAAGAATGCGAACTCGACTTGGCTGAATGGGAAGCCATTGGACCGGGATTTTTCTGCCGCATTGGGTCGCGAAGTGCGAATTGCAAATGACGCAAATTGCTTAGCCGTATCCGAAGCAACCGATGGTGCCGCCGCCGGAAAGCATGTTGTGTTTGGAGTGATTTTGGGTACGGGAGCCGGAGGTGGGGTTGCGATCGATGGCCGTGTCCACGCCGGGCCGAACGGAACCGGGGGAGAGTGGGGACATAATCCGCTGCCGTGGCCTACAGAGGAAGAAAATCCGGGCCCACTTTGCTACTGCGGCAAACGAGGGTGTATGGAGACGTGGGTGTCGGGAACTGGAATGGCTCGCGACTATCACGAACTGACAGGAGTGCGCCGAACGGCCCGGGAGATTATCGAGGACTTCGATGCCGGTGAGCCAAAGGCCGTTAGGGTTGTCGATCGCCTGGAGGATCGTCTGGCACGTGGCCTAGCGATCATCATCAATATTCTTGATCCGGATGCCTTTGTGCTTGGCGGTGGCTTGTCTCTAACGCAGCATCTTTATGAGAGTCTTCCGAAGCGGCTTCCGGCGTATGTATTTGGAGGCGAGGTGGACACGCCCATTCTGCAGGCACGTTTTGGCGATTCAAGCGGGGTTCGCGGAGCAGCATGGCTATGGCCTAATACGCGTTGATGACCGAATGAAGAGAGAGATGTTATGCGATACTTGAAGGGCAGGATCTCTTCGACGGAAGCTTGGCAGATAGGTAAACTGCTGGCTTAAACGTCAAGCCGGGATGGCGGAACTGGCAGACGCAGCGGACTCAAAATCCGCCGACCCTTGCGGTCGTGGGGGTTCGACCCCCCCTCCCGGCACCAACAAAATAAAGGGTTTAGATTGAAATTGGCCTCTCGAAAATGAGAGGCCAATTTTCGTTGGTGGCTGTTCTGGTGGCTGTTGGTATTTTCAGATCGCGACTCGTTTGAAATGAGCCGGTAAACTGAATTCAATCAAGCTGCCATGGACTCTCTTTCACTGCGCCGACCTGTTCATTGGGTGTCGAATTACGAGATAACCGAAGCTGACCAGCCCATTGCCCCTATTAAGGGCATTCTGAGAACCCTCCGTTCCAATCAATGGCTTGTCCTGTCCCGCACTTTTGCAAAAGAAAAAACAGAGTTTTTTCCATTTCGAAAGCGCGAACTCGTTGAACGGTTTGCGGACGCCGAGCCCCTCTCTATTGCTTCGGAAGTCCTCCATCTGCCAGAGCGCGGCGCCACAGCATTGATCAAACGCATTTGGCGCACAGCATGGGACACGGATCAGCCTTTAGGGTCCTCACGAATGGTCTGGGTAGATGAGCGAGGATTGCTTCTAGGCATTGGTGTACCCAGGGAGGAGCGGGAACATCAGGTGGCTATCACGAGCTACCTCAAAATAAGTGAAGAACTTGCACCTCAGACGCACATGCTGGAAGAGGTCGCCGAGTCTGGAGTCCTAGAGAGAGCAGAGGGTAAGGACAAAGTAAAACCCGAAGGACCAAAGGCTGGTGTAGATCCGTTCTGGATCGTGCCAGTCTTTTATGCCACAGACCGAAAGCGAAATCCCCAATCTTCGGTGGATGAGGTTCGATATACAAATGAGCGGGCACTGAACGAAATGGTGTCTCTCGGCGTATGCAATGTCAGCATTCCTAGAACCCATCAACTAGGTAGGTTGGAACGGCCACGGAAATGGAAGCTTTGGGCGCGACCGAAACGGAGTGAGCACATCATGCTTCTCAGTACAACAGAACTTCCCGGCCATGAGTTTTGGCAACGATTGGATACTTCTGTGGCTGAAAGTGCGAAGCGAGATGCATTCATTTTTGTCCATGGTTATAACGTTTCATTTGAGGATGCAGCATTACGAACTGCGCAATTGGCTACAGATTTGTCCTTCGAAGGTGGTCCGATCATGTTTAGTTGGCCATCCAAGGGCACACTGTCGGGTTATTTGTCAGATGAAGGGACAATTCAATGGAGTCGACCACATCTGCAAAAGTTTATCGAGGATGTTTGTGCTTCAACCAATGCGAATGCTGTACATCTGATAGCCCACAGCATGGGGTCAAGGGCCTTGGTGGAAGTGGCCCATGCACTGAGCTCTTCCTCTCTTCCCGCAAATACCGTGAAGCAGTTAATCTTCGCTGCCCCTGATGTGGATTCAGGTATTTTTCAGCAGGCAGCTCAAGTCCTTAGCGCTATGTGTGCAAGGGTAACTCTCTATGCGTCTGATAGTGACAAGGCCTTGAAGTTTTCAAAAGCGATTCATGGATATGCTCGCGCAGGAGAAGCGGGGGCAGGCATCGTGGTCGCCGCAGGGGTAGATACGATAGATGCTTCGCTTGTGGATACCGATTTTCTAGGTCATTCAGGGTTTGTGACGGCAAACCCCTTAATGCAGGATGTCTACTATTTAGTTCAGCACGGTCATCAGCCAAGCGAACGATTCGGCTTGGACCAACGTTCATGTCCCCTCGGTACATATTGGTGTTTCAAGACATAGATTTGGCAACGAAGTAACGAATGACATTCCCCGGATTTCCGGAGCGTATCCGAGGCCGGGTCGGAGTCAAGGCCGCGCATGGGCGCGCCGCTTTGCGGTCTAGAGCCTTGACACCGACTCCTGAACCTCGGCAGATCATCCCAACATCCGGGGAATGTCTTCTACAAACAAAGGCCCCCTATTGGGAGCCAGAGGCGATCCGTTCTACGACAGACAGCCTGTGCGCCGGTGACAGATGGCTGTACCGTGCCGACATCGTGATCGTTTTGTGGCCCGCTGCTTCCTGAATCTCCTTGATGCTCGCTCCTGCCATGGCCAGCCAGGAACAAAACGTGTGGCGATTGCAGTGCCACACGTATTCGCTAATGCCCGCTTCCTCAAGGCACGGTTGGAACCACGAGCGAGTATCAAATCTTCCCTTGCTTCCTTCCCTAGGAAAGACAGGGTTGGAAGGATGCTGTCTTGGCCGCTTAAGCGATTCGACGGCCGCTATTGCATCGGAGTTCAAGTGCACAGCCCGCGCCGAACCGTTCTTCGTCTTCGTGAATTCGATTGTCTTGCGATCAAAATGTACTTGAGACCAGGTGCAGGAGTACTGCTCGCTGAGTCGCATTCCCGTATGGATGCTCACAACAAATTCGGCAACGTGTTCTGGGAAGCGTTTAGATATGACCTTGTGAAGGCGATCATATTCTTCCCGACTGAGAAAACGCAGGCGGCCTGTACCTTCTTTTCTCTGGCGCACTAGGCGGGCTGGATTGACGGAGACTTTGCCATTACGGACTCCTTCGCGGTAGCACAGAGAGATGAACGCCTTATAGCGATTGGCCGTTGCTGCTGTTTTGCATCGGGTGCGAAGCCATCGTTCCAGCTCCTGAGGAGTCAATTCTGCGGCAGGGTGCGAGCCCAGAGCCGTGCGGACGATCTCCCCCTTGCTCTTATAGCCGCGCTGGTCCTTATGATGGGCTGTGAACTCCAAAGCGTCGTCGATCAACTCGCTCAGAGTAAGCACCTTGGAATTGCGCAATTCCGGTAGTTTGCGCCCTGCCGCAGCATCCGCTTTGCGCGCCTGGTACAGCTTGATCGCATCGGACTTACGTCCAACCTTTTCTCGGTGTCGCTTCCCTGCCGCGTAATAGTGAATCCACCAGATGCCGCTACCGAGCGGATTCTCATATACGCCGCGCATAAAGTCCTCCCGTCGGGTTCTTTGGCGGATATAGAATATCAATAGGTCCGATGAAACAGCCATCAAGCTAGCCTTATGGTTGAACTGCTTCCGGTTACTTCTCAAATGCCTAGCAAAATATTGGATGCAATTGAGACAATGATACTGATACGCTTGCGCGAGTCCGTTTAGTCATCGCCAAGCGCCGGGGAGATTGGGAAACCGTGGTTTCAGCTAGGCAAATGATCGCTATGCTCGCAAGCCTCAATGAGGGCGACACGGAGCAGCTTTACGCAATCGCGCTACAGCTCGCAGCTACTGAGGCACGTCGCGGTCGCGTAGAGGTCGCAAATGAGCTTCAGAATCAAGTTGCGATCGCACGAAGGAAGGCCGATCCTTCTTCTGGGCTTGAGGGTAGACGAATCAGTAAGGTTGTTGTACCGATCACGCAGCCTATTGGTGAGATTCAAAAACTTCTCGTCACGTCTGCCCCTACTCTACGGCTGAGTGACCTAGTTTTGACTCCGATCGTCCGAGAGCGGCTACAAGTCTTCGTCGATCAACAGAGAGAGAGAGACACACTCCGCAGTCATGGCAAAGTGCCTCCAAGTCGTTTACTTATCATGGGGCCTCCTGGGTCTGGTAAGACGATGACCGCATCCGCATTGGCCGGTGAATTACATCTTCCATTGCATTCCGTCCAACTAGATTCTGTGATCACCCGTTTTATGGGAGAGACGGCTTCTAAGCTGAGGATGATCTTCGATCAAATATCATCACGCCGCGGTGTCTATCTTTTTGATGAGTTCGATGCAATCGGCGGGAAACGGACTCTCGATAACGACGTAGGAGAAATGCGGCGCGTTCTCAATTCCTTTCTTCAGTTCATGGAAGAGCCAAACGCCACGGACAGCGTCGTGATCGCCGCTACTAATCATCCGGAATTGCTGGATGAGGCGCTTTTCCGTCGCTTTGATGATCTTGTGCGTTTTAAACTTCCGGACCTCTCGATGGTCGAGACTTTTCTCCGTGATCGGCTATCGCCATTTGAGACAACTAGAGTCGATTGGAACTCGATTGCGCAAGAGGGAGTTGGATTGTCTCAAGCGGAAATCGCAAAGGCATCCGACGAGGTCATCCGCGATTTAATCATTTCCCGCCGAAAAGCTGTGACCAATGAGTCGCTCCACAAGGCCCTCGGCCACCGCAAACGATTGGCCGAAGCTCACTAATGACAACCTGATGATTTCTGCTTTGTGAGGAACGACTCAGCACGATGGCAACAAATAACCCGATTCCAGCTCCTCAGCACAATCTCGTACACCTTCGCATCGACAGCTTCGCGATTGGGCTCCGCTATAGCTCACCACGTTCAGGTCGAACCGAACGCCCTCTGGCAATAGACCGTAGCGAACGCGCGAAACGATTGAAAGCAGAACTCTCTGCTGCATTCAATGCTGCCCGTAAACGAGTAGCAACAAGACAGCTAAATTCAAAACGGAAACGGCCAGGCATATACGTAGAGGTTCGTAGTGAACCAGGGCAGCAGATTCCCGAACTGACTTGGATGAGAAAAGGGATCAGACTCGGAGCCGTTCGTACAGAGGCAGATCACGTCCAAGTTGCAAGTCTCTTTGTTCCTGACGCTGCTACTTCTTTCTTTGAGGAGAAATTAGAAGCATTTGGCGAGGGAACGACCGGCGTAGGCAAAGTTCCTTATCGTGATCGATTCGAACATCTGGAGAATATTCAGGTGGCGACATTGAACACACTGTGGACCGATACTCGTCCACTTCCTACTGACAGAGAAGCACCGATTTGGTGGGAATGCTGGTGCTGGCGTGACCAAGCGGAAGAGTTGCGCACCGTGGCGCACGAACTCAGCTTTCTTGTAAGCGATCGTATCCTGCGATTTCCGGATCTGGAGATAGTGCTAATCAATGGAAGTCTATCTTCGCTCGAAGAAATCATCCATCAATCTTCTTCTCTTGAACGCATACGGTACGCTCTTGATTCTCCCGCATTCTTCACTGAAGTAGCGCATCGAGAACAACGGGCCTGGGTCGAAGATCTTCGTGAACGACTCGTCCCAGCTTTGCCCAGCAGTCCCGCAGTCTGCGTATTAGATACAGGCGTCACAAGATTGCACCCTTTACTAGATCAATCCCTCTTGCCTGAAGATTGTCTCTCTGTTGATCCTGCATGGGGAACAGACGATTCCCATCCTTGTGGCCATGGAACCAACATGGCGGGAGTGGTGCTTTATTCGGATCTAACATTTCCGTTAGCCGGTCAAGGGACTTTGTATCTGCCGTTCGGCCTCGAATCGGTCAAGATCATTCCCCCGCCACAACTGCTTCCGAATGATCCGAAGAGTTATGGATCTATCACTCAATCCGCTGTTGCGACAGCAGAGGTAAATAAGCCGAAT is a window of Edaphobacter sp. 12200R-103 DNA encoding:
- a CDS encoding alpha/beta hydrolase, which produces MDSLSLRRPVHWVSNYEITEADQPIAPIKGILRTLRSNQWLVLSRTFAKEKTEFFPFRKRELVERFADAEPLSIASEVLHLPERGATALIKRIWRTAWDTDQPLGSSRMVWVDERGLLLGIGVPREEREHQVAITSYLKISEELAPQTHMLEEVAESGVLERAEGKDKVKPEGPKAGVDPFWIVPVFYATDRKRNPQSSVDEVRYTNERALNEMVSLGVCNVSIPRTHQLGRLERPRKWKLWARPKRSEHIMLLSTTELPGHEFWQRLDTSVAESAKRDAFIFVHGYNVSFEDAALRTAQLATDLSFEGGPIMFSWPSKGTLSGYLSDEGTIQWSRPHLQKFIEDVCASTNANAVHLIAHSMGSRALVEVAHALSSSSLPANTVKQLIFAAPDVDSGIFQQAAQVLSAMCARVTLYASDSDKALKFSKAIHGYARAGEAGAGIVVAAGVDTIDASLVDTDFLGHSGFVTANPLMQDVYYLVQHGHQPSERFGLDQRSCPLGTYWCFKT
- a CDS encoding AAA family ATPase; protein product: MIAMLASLNEGDTEQLYAIALQLAATEARRGRVEVANELQNQVAIARRKADPSSGLEGRRISKVVVPITQPIGEIQKLLVTSAPTLRLSDLVLTPIVRERLQVFVDQQRERDTLRSHGKVPPSRLLIMGPPGSGKTMTASALAGELHLPLHSVQLDSVITRFMGETASKLRMIFDQISSRRGVYLFDEFDAIGGKRTLDNDVGEMRRVLNSFLQFMEEPNATDSVVIAATNHPELLDEALFRRFDDLVRFKLPDLSMVETFLRDRLSPFETTRVDWNSIAQEGVGLSQAEIAKASDEVIRDLIISRRKAVTNESLHKALGHRKRLAEAH
- a CDS encoding Asd/ArgC dimerization domain-containing protein; translation: MTSKVYRIGVVGASSLTGKELSEELGESSLAASRIVLLEDEDASVGKLTTSGDEISLIQKLDRSAFEGMDFVFFAGQRDETAKYWQDARKAGAGIVDLTYALEGERDVLVASPWISEAAGRQSVLGGEFDLGTQTVIPAHPAVVMLGIVAARVHRQFPLHAIAATMMEPASEHGSAAMDELHQQTVSLLSFQDLPREQYDAQVSFNLLAALGDAAKVKLGATEERIQRQYAALSNGALPPLALQIVQAPVFHGYVSSVYLETTEPVTVAQLEGALAGEHIDLVTEGSESPSNLSAAGQEEIMVRVRKGFEGGGAGTRFWLWMAADNLKLAAAHAIACAGELGRLRPSGKVQ
- the tsaB gene encoding tRNA (adenosine(37)-N6)-threonylcarbamoyltransferase complex dimerization subunit type 1 TsaB — encoded protein: MMRLLLIDTCGAEGSVALAEVEGTPRVVASEVLPGRSASERLVPVIRTLMETEGWDLRDLAAIGVVHGPGSFTGVRVGLSAAKGLSEAGQVPLVAVSRLALLAAAAGEVRGQVCSALDAGRGEFYCGVYEGRRRISESLLTAEELAVTAERGEVLVVCEQRVADALGGLGPRLVGEPRAADALALVVVRVLGGEFDDPAMLDANYLRRTDLEIFAKQAKLVAGES
- a CDS encoding GNAT family N-acetyltransferase — translated: MAVQFKVRAATTRDIERVFALERAIPEAPHWSREEYAGLVGKDAAAAVSRCVLVVEAVENSGEEDLVGFAIGKVIAMGTDCVGELESVVVAENARRMGLGRALCKGILEWCRGKGAEDVELEVRSKNLSAKRLYASLGFVEEGLRRGYYRDPFDDAVLMRAHLKKLL
- the pssA gene encoding CDP-diacylglycerol--serine O-phosphatidyltransferase; the protein is MRERRRPSRGMYVLPSLFTAGNIAAGYYAITQSIQGSAAQPASFDRAAMAIGFAILFDSVDGMVARLTNTASDFGRELDSLADVITFGVAPSLLAYLWGFRMLPLHELPILRDKITHLGVFVCFLFLICGASRLARFNISVNPQPRNPGRPGKKYFVGMPIPAGAGVIASVVHFENGAPVSDPRWSAVWLCLVLFTGFLMVSTWRFWSGKEISLGQRRPFQLVAVIVAIGALVTLYSEQVLIVVALGYLVSGVVARLAYSWGQKRRQSGAIH
- a CDS encoding S8 family serine peptidase; the encoded protein is MATNNPIPAPQHNLVHLRIDSFAIGLRYSSPRSGRTERPLAIDRSERAKRLKAELSAAFNAARKRVATRQLNSKRKRPGIYVEVRSEPGQQIPELTWMRKGIRLGAVRTEADHVQVASLFVPDAATSFFEEKLEAFGEGTTGVGKVPYRDRFEHLENIQVATLNTLWTDTRPLPTDREAPIWWECWCWRDQAEELRTVAHELSFLVSDRILRFPDLEIVLINGSLSSLEEIIHQSSSLERIRYALDSPAFFTEVAHREQRAWVEDLRERLVPALPSSPAVCVLDTGVTRLHPLLDQSLLPEDCLSVDPAWGTDDSHPCGHGTNMAGVVLYSDLTFPLAGQGTLYLPFGLESVKIIPPPQLLPNDPKSYGSITQSAVATAEVNKPNRPRTFCMAIT
- a CDS encoding site-specific integrase, with amino-acid sequence MAVSSDLLIFYIRQRTRREDFMRGVYENPLGSGIWWIHYYAAGKRHREKVGRKSDAIKLYQARKADAAAGRKLPELRNSKVLTLSELIDDALEFTAHHKDQRGYKSKGEIVRTALGSHPAAELTPQELERWLRTRCKTAATANRYKAFISLCYREGVRNGKVSVNPARLVRQRKEGTGRLRFLSREEYDRLHKVISKRFPEHVAEFVVSIHTGMRLSEQYSCTWSQVHFDRKTIEFTKTKNGSARAVHLNSDAIAAVESLKRPRQHPSNPVFPREGSKGRFDTRSWFQPCLEEAGISEYVWHCNRHTFCSWLAMAGASIKEIQEAAGHKTITMSARYSHLSPAHRLSVVERIASGSQ
- the mak gene encoding fructokinase, with product MRIGIDLGGTKIEALAIDENGNELTRHRVETPRDDYKGTIAAMVDLVRLLESQTGRRATVGAGIPGSISEKTGLVKNANSTWLNGKPLDRDFSAALGREVRIANDANCLAVSEATDGAAAGKHVVFGVILGTGAGGGVAIDGRVHAGPNGTGGEWGHNPLPWPTEEENPGPLCYCGKRGCMETWVSGTGMARDYHELTGVRRTAREIIEDFDAGEPKAVRVVDRLEDRLARGLAIIINILDPDAFVLGGGLSLTQHLYESLPKRLPAYVFGGEVDTPILQARFGDSSGVRGAAWLWPNTR
- a CDS encoding phosphatidylserine decarboxylase family protein, whose product is MVRDGYFYALGLGVVAAIVWLLTHSLVLIALPLLLAAFFLWFFRDPNRVIPSGPGLVVSPADGVVTGTEWIETSEGSRMRLSIFLSVFNVHVNRSPVSGTVNLVEYRKGEFLNAMKEECVLNNEQTLIVIDAGGYDVSFKQIAGLLARRIVCNLKVGDRVERGQRMGLIKFGSRVDVLLPAEVNLKVKVGTHVKGGSTVLAEVTTRSNGSEPSASATVA